The following proteins are encoded in a genomic region of Nicotiana sylvestris chromosome 4, ASM39365v2, whole genome shotgun sequence:
- the LOC138889834 gene encoding uncharacterized protein produces MFNGTGDPKVHLRTYCDNLVRVGKDEKIRMKLFMRSLIGDALSWYISQNPKKWSNWVSIASDFMDQFRFNTENTPDIFYIQNLKKKPTETFCEYATRWRSEAAKVRPTLDEEQMNKFFVRAQDSQYYERLMVTENHKFLDIIKLRERIEEGIKSGMDKIQTLIDNKVIQAKETAPNVRKCDYIHVIKTNEEWDPEGSIGLIREGDDFKVAVTLTPIVVQTQAPIDVEVTTSVPFEVEVAPPTATSTPFEVEVVTLFIVTVSTTPPFNSKAIPWDYVTEARQKGKTKIEEFDIAQGMTRTGRVYTPEYLGGSSKDVTARQPIIETRPDDLWRKVQAKEYSVIDHLNKVPAQIYILSLLQISEEHKNALMKVLSEAYVPNNITGGEMANMVVQVLKSHNIIFHEDELSPEGLNHNRALHITVQFEEKFIVRVLVDGGSSLNICPLDTLKRLDKVKGQALADHLAENPVGVEYEPLKTYFPDEEISFMGEDITEAYDGWRMFFYGAANFKGVGIGAFLVPEIGQHYPLGAKLRFSCTNNMEEYEACKLGLNMAVDMNIQELLVIGDSDLLVDQELKIRFTKIEFRHVPRIQNEFADALATLSSMIQYPDKNYIDPIPVRIHNQPVYCSYVDGKPWFHDIKEYL; encoded by the exons ATGTTcaatggtacaggtgatcccaaggttcaccTAAGGACCTACTGTGACAATCTTGTCagggttggaaaagatgaaaagattcggatgaagctctttatgaggagccttattGGGGACgcgttgtcttggtatatcagccaaaatcccaagaaatggtcaaattgggtaagcatagcatcagatttcatggaccagttcaggttcaacacagaaaatacaCCTGATATCTTTTACattcagaacctcaagaagaaacctactgagactttctgcgagtatgctactcgttggaggtcggaagccgcCAAGGTTAGGCCcactttggacgaagaacagatgaataaattcttcgtcagggcacaagattcacaatattatgaaagattgatggtcactgaaaatcacaaattcttaGATATCATCAAGCtcagggaaaggatcgaggaaggaatcaagagcgggatg gacaagatccagacgctaattgacaacaaggtcatacaagcgaaggaaaccgcacctaatgtccgcaaatGTGACTATATACATGTTATAAAAACAAATgaggaatgggaccctgaggggtcaatcgggcttatccgagaaggcgatgactttaaggtcgCAGTTACACTCACTCCTATCGTGGTTCAGACTCAAGCACCTATTGACGTTGAGGTAactacatcagttccattcgaggtggaagtagCTCCGCCCACAGCCACCTCcactccatttgaggtagaagtggttACACTTTTTATTGTGacggtgtcaaccacacccccattcaactcaaaggcgataccctgggattatgtcacCGAGGCTCGTCaaaaagggaagactaagatagaggaattTGATAtcgcacaagggatgactagaactggaagagtctacacacctgaatacttgggaggttcaagtaaggatgtcactgctaggcagcctatcattgagactaGACCGGAtgacttgtggaggaaagtacaggcgaaaGAGTATTCTGTTATTGATcacctgaacaaagtccctgctcagatatatATCCTTTCACTACTACAGATTTCAGAGGAACACAAGAacgccttgatgaaagtactaagcgaggcttatgtacccaataatatcactggtggagaaatggccaacatggtcgttCAGGTACTAAAGAGCCATAATattatcttccatgaagatgagttgTCACCCGAAGGTCTGAaccacaatcgagcattgcatatcacggtACAGTTTGAAGAAAAGTTCATTgtcagggtcctggttgatggaggttctagtctgaatatttgtccactagataccctgaaaaggttggacaaag tcaaaggacaagcattggcagatcacctcgctGAGAATCCAGTGGGAgtagaatacgaacccttgaaaacgtattttcctgatgaagaaatatcATTTATGGGAGAAGACATTAcggaagcatatgacggttggaggatgttcttttacggagccgcaaatttcaaaggagtaggcattggagcattTTTGGTGCCAGAAATTGGTCAACATTATCCACTAGGTGCTAAACTTAGATtttcctgcaccaacaacatggaggAATATGAAGCCTGTaaactagggctcaacatggcagtcgacatgaacattcaggagttgctggtgatcggcgattcagatttgcttgtggaCCAG gaattgaaaataaggttcacaaagatagaattccgacatgtgcccagaattcagaatgagtttgctgacgcattagccactttgtcatcaatgatacagtATCCAGACAAAAACtatattgatcctattccggtgaggatccacaATCAGCCGGTGTATTGTTCTTATGtcgatggaaagccttggttccatgacatcaaggagtacttataa